In the Gossypium arboreum isolate Shixiya-1 chromosome 10, ASM2569848v2, whole genome shotgun sequence genome, one interval contains:
- the LOC108489519 gene encoding casein kinase 1-like protein 10: MEHVIGGKFKLGRKIGSGSFGELYLGVNVQSGEEVAVKLESIKTKHPQLLYESKLYMLLQGGTGIPHLKWFGVEGEYNVMVIDLLGPSLEDLFNYCNRKFSLKTVLMLADQLLIRVEYMHSRGFLHRDIKPDNFLMGLGRKANQVYVIDYGLAKKFRDLQTHKHIPYRENKNLTGTARYASVNTHLGVEQSRRDDLESLGYVLMYFLRGSLPWQGLKAGTKKQKYDKISEKKMLTPIEVLCKSYPSEFTSYFHYCRSLRFEDKPDYSYLKRLFRDLFIREGYQFDYVFDWTIRRYPQVGSSSRARPSLKPGLNPPGVSAERTERPSVGQEIGERLSGTIEPLTRRIGSGQGLHGDQSRYISDDVPSSKDVQPDSEKVHSSSRNDSSSKRPVATGSRLDSSGEPNENRSGRLVSSSSRLSTTQRILPGFQSKSASYTRTSATRGGQDDSLRSFEFLTIGSGKRK; the protein is encoded by the exons ATGGAACATGTTATTGGTGGAAAATTCAAGCTTGGTCGAAAGATTGGGAGTGGATCCTTTGGTGAACTTTATTTAG GTGTTAATGTACAAAGTGGAGAGGAAGTGGCTGTTAAGTTG GAATCTATCAAGACCAAGCATCCCCAACTTCTGTATGAGTCAAAGCTGTACATGCTTCTTCAAGGAGGGA CCGGAATTCCTCATTTAAAATGGTTTGGAGTTGAGGGTGAATACAATGTTATGGTTATCGATCTTCTTGGACCAAGCCTAGAAGATTTGTTCAACTATTGCAATCGGAAGTTTTCTTTAAAAACAGTTTTGATGCTTGCAGATCAGTTA TTAATCAGAGTTGAGTATATGCATTCTCGCGGTTTTCTTCATCGTGACATAAAGCCCGATAACTTTTTGATGGGTCTAGGGCGCAAAGCAAATCAG GTATACGTAATTGATTATGGTCTTGCAAAAAAGTTTAGGGATCTTCAAACACACAAGCACATACCATACAG GGAAAATAAGAATCTTACAGGAACAGCTCGATATGCAAGTGTTAACACTCACCTTGGAGTTG AGCAAAGCAGGAGGGATGATCTCGAATCTCTTGGTTATGTGCTTATGTACTTCCTCAGGGGGAG CCTTCCATGGCAGGGATTGAAAGCTGGCACCAAAAAGCAGAAGTATGACAAAATTAGTGAAAAGAAGATGCTTACTCCCATAGAG GTCCTTTGCAAATCATATCCTTCTGAGTTCACATCATACTTCCATTATTGTCGATCACTACGATTTGAAGATAAACCGGATTATTCATACCTGAAGAGGCTGTTCCGAGACCTTTTCATTCGAGAAG GTTATCAGTTTGACTATGTATTTGATTGGACTATACGGAGATACCCACAGGTTGGCTCTAGCTCAAGAGCTCGG CCTAGCCTGAAGCCAGGTTTAAATCCCCCGGGAGTCTCTGCTGAAAGAACAGAAAGGCCTTCAG TTGGCCAAGAGATTGGAGAAAGGTTGTCTGGCACTATTGAGCCGCTTACAAGACGCATTGGTTCTGGGCAGGGTTTGCATGGTGATCAGTCTAGATACATATCTGATGATGTGCCGTCATCCAAGGATGTG CAACCTGATTCTGAAAAGGTTCACTCCTCCTCAAGAAATGATAGTTCTTCAAAGAGGCCTGTCGCAACAGGAAGCCGACTGGACTCCTCTGGTGAGCCTAACGAAAATCGGTCTGGCAGATTAGTCTCAAGCAGTAGTCGCCTGTCAACAACTCAGAGAATCCTCCCTGGGTTTCAATCCAAATCAGCATCTTATACTCGAACCTCAGCCACAAGAGGTGGTCAAGATGATTCCCTTCGGAGCTTCGAGTTCTTGACAATTGGGAGTGGGAAAAGGAAATAA